The sequence ACGCCGAGGTGTTCGCGCAACCATTTGACGACTTGATTTTTTTGTTCGATGAGCCGCGTTTTGGTGTCGGGATCGTAAACGTGATAGCCGCCGCCCGTGTCGCGCGTGACGGTGTATTCGCGCCCATCTTTGTCAGAAATGAAGCTGACGACGACTTGGCCTTTTTTCGCGCCGCGTTTGACGAAATCGTCTTTGTTGTAATCGAGATGATCGAAGAGCGCCCAGGCGATGGCCTCCAGGATCGTGGTTTTGCCCGCGCCGTTGGGGCCGCAAATCGCGATGACTCCGGGCTGAAAGGAGAAATCGGCTTCGGCGTGATTCTTGATGTTTTTGAGTTCGACGCGTGTGATTTGCAAGGCGGGTAAGCGGTAGCGGTAGTCGGCAGTCGGTAGTCTGGGCGTGGGCTGGCCGACTACGGGCTACCGGCTACGGCCTACTTATGAGTGAGCGGCTTCAGCGTGCTGATCCGTATGGCCGAGTAAATGGCGGCCTTCGGCGCTGCGCGGGTCAATGGTGCGCACGTGCTTGCGTCCGCGCATTTCCCAAATCGCCGTGATCTTGCCGCTCTTTTCGACTGCGTGATATGAGATTTCGTCCTGATGCGCCTCTGCTGCTGGCACCGTTTCCGTCGTGTGTTCGCTCATGAATTCTAGTAACTCCTGAATTGATTTGATTGATGTGACAGGTGTCGAAGGAAACCGGATTCTGCCATACGCTGCGGCGGGGTGTCCAGTTACCAGTCCCGACGCAGTTTTGCGGCCATGCCAACAGGCCAATGAATGACGGTGGGCGGGTCAGACGCGCACCAAAGCCGTGAGCAGGCGAAAGCGTTTCGCACTCATGCCGCGCACGATGATCAGGTCTTGCGGGCGTTTGAACAGGCCGTGTTTGCGGCGGTATTCCAGAATACGGGCTGCCAGACCGGGGCCAATGCCGGGCAATGTTTCAAGTTGGGCGGCGGTAGCTGTGTTGAGATCGAGCGGCGTGTTGGGCGTTTGCGCTTGTGCGAAAGAAGAGAGCAGTAGCAAAAGCACAATCCAGCTGAGATTTGAAATTGGAGATTTGAGAGCGGGAAGACAATCAGCGTAGGCCATAGATTTTCAACCGGAATTCGTTGTTGTTGATCGTCGGCCCTTCAGGCGTGCGGCGCGCAAAGTCTGTGCTTTGCGCAAAGAGCAGCGGCAAGCCGCCGGGCGCGAGTGCCGTGCCATAATGCTGGTTGGTGAAGACGGCTTTGAGACGGGCGTTGGGCGCTTGCGCAATACCGTAGCGCAGCGCGATTAACGGCAGTTCAAGCGGATTGGCCGGGTTGCTGAATTCCAGACTGTCGTCATAAATCGTGATGCGCGCTTGGCGGTCGTGTAACTGCCAGGCACGATGGATCAGCATGTTGGCGAGCGCTTCGTGAATAGACGCGCGATGATAATTGGCGCGGCCGGTGAGAAAGCCATCATGGGATTCCAGCGCTTTGCGCGAAGGTTTGGTGTCCCACAGATCAACATAGCGTTTCAGGAAATGCAGCGCGCCGTCGTAAAGCCGCAATAGATTGCCTTGCAATTGCACGCGTTCGACGAGGGGCGCATTGGCAGCGTGGCCGCTGACGCGCATGAGTTGCAGGCTGGCTTGCGGCAGCAATTTGGCAACGCGTTCGTTCTGGCCAAAGAGCAACAACCCGCCCACAGTCGGCAATAACACCTCGCCGAATTTGATTACCAAGCCCATCTCACGCAACACCGCATCGGTCGGAAAGCCTTTGGTGGACTCACCCCAGTAACCGGGATTGACGCCGCGCACATAGCTCCAAAACAGCGATTCATCAATGTCTTTTTCAAGTTCGGCCTGAAAGACCAGCGCATATTCAAAACGTGACGGATGAGTTTCGCCATAAACGCGGGCAAGTTCTTCGCGGGTTGTTTCGCGTTTGATGGCGCCTTCGCGCAGATAGAATTTGTCGTCGAGCGTGCGATGCGGGCGATTGTGGGCGTCTACTTCCAGCACGACGACGCGCCGACCGCTGTCAAAGGCGACTTTATTGATGTACGGAAAGACGGGCGGTCGGATTTGGGTGGCGCAAATCTCACGCAGTTTTTCTTCGACGTCTTCGACATCGTCAACGCCCTCGATGCGCAGTTGGTCATTGACACCGAAGATGATTGCTCCGCCTTCGGTATTAGCCAGCGCAATGATCTCTGCCGTGATCTTTTCGGCGTTGCTGAAGCGGACTTTTAATTCGAGGTAGGTGTCTTCGCCGCCACGAATCAGGCGCACTAACTCCAGGCGCGAGGTCGCTTGCAGAGGCACATCGAATTGATAGGCGTGATAAGAGCGTTCAGAACCAGGGGCGTGGCGATGAGCATTATTGAAGCGTTTGCGGCCCATGGCGGATGGTAAAACAACGCGGGCGGCGTTGCGGGAAACGAGGCGTTAAAACAGTTTGAGCGGAGTACGCATCGCCAATGGATTGTGACGAACGATGGGTCTCCGCTCAGTAAATTCGCGTTACCAGTTGCGTGACTGGAAAAACTACTTGGGCAATTCAGGTTTCTTTTCGTCAGGATCTTCGTGCATGCCCTGCTTGAAGTTGCGGATGCCTTCACCCATGCCTTTCATCAAGCCGGGCAGGCGGCTGCCGCCGAAGAGGATCAGAACGATCACCAGCAGGACAATCATTTCCGTTGGACCTAAGCCAAACATAAGCGTCTCCTTGAATAAAACATACGTGACAAGCTTGCCAGTCGAAAGCGCAGGCATTCTAGCTTTATCTTTCGCGGCTCCGCAAGAGCGTCAATTCGCAAAATCTTGCTGTGCACTAGCGGGGATGCTATAGTCCAAGTGTTCTAATGATGCTTGATTTACAAGCCTATCTGCGCTGGTGCCCCGGTTTCTGAGCCGGTTTTCGGTCGTGTGGCCGGGAAGTTTAGCGAGCACCTTTATCAAGATCATTTTTCGAGGTCATTTAGGAGGAAATACGATGGCAGACGAAAACAATGGCAGTGACAAGCTGGTCTATTTTTTGATTGGCGCGGGGATCGGCGCCGTGACAGCGTTGTTGTTTGCGCCCAAACCGGGGAGCGAGTTACGCGCCGATTTGGCCGACGCGACCAAACGCAGCTTGGATCAGGCGCGTGATACCACCCGCGAATTGAACGAGCGCGCCACCGAGCTATATCAAACGGGCGTTGAACGCGCGAGCGACATCGCCGCCCGCAGTCGCGAAGCCGTCACCGATTTGAATGCGCGTAGCCGGGACACGGTCAATGAATTGACCGAACGCGGCAAAGAACTGGTCAATCGCCAGAAATCGCAAATTCAGGCCGCCTTGGAAGCCGGCAAACAAGGCTACTTGGAAGCGAAGCAGTCTGATCAATCGAAGGCGGCTTTTGAGGATAACGCTTAGTTGAAAAAGCGGTCGGTGGTCGTGGTCAATGGTCAATTACTAAAGCTGACCACTGACCACCGGCCATTGACCACTGAGGTATTCGCAGTGGATAACACGCTGACCATCGTCACCGCCATCGGTGTTGCGGTTTTGTTGCTTGTGCAAGTGGGTGTTTTTGTCGGCTTGTATTTCCTGGCGCGCCGCGTCGTGGCGGTTGTCGAACAGGCTTCCAAGTTGCAAACGCGGGCCGAGTATTTGATGAACAACACCGAGCCGCTCCTGAAGATGGCGCAGGGAATGATGGGCGAATTGAAACAGGCTACCGGCTATTTGACCCAGGGCGTGCAACACATTACTGCAATCACCGAGATGGCCAAAGACGAAGCTGCCGAAGTGCGCCATCTGCTGGGTGATTCCACCGCCTTGGCCAAACGCGAAGTCGAACGCGCCCGCTTGCAAGTGGACAAAGTGCAAACCACCATCTCCACGGCGACGGATCAATTTGAACGCGCGACCGAACTGGTGCAGCACAGCGTGCTCGAACCGGTGCGCGAGTTTTCTTATGTAATGGCCGGCGTGCAGCGCGCGTTGGAAGTGTTAATGGCAGGCCGCCGCTTGCCGGTTGACCGCGTGTATCAGGACGAAGAAATGTTCATTTAGCGCGCCGCATTGCGGCATTGGGCGGCCTTTGGTTTTTGTAACTGGAAGTCAGTCGCTAAACTCAAACCCTTGGCCGGAAGATCAATTCCACGCAATCCTATTTTGCCGCCCATTCCACCTTCGTCAGCGAAAAGCTGAGTTTACGTTCGTCGGTGGATTGTTTGTCCACAAGTTTGGGCACAAAGAATTTGTCGCTTTCCAGCGTCAGTTGCGAATACGCGCCGTTGGTTTGTTTGGCGGCAGGAATGTCGAACTCTTTTTCCAGTTGCGGCTTCTCTTTGGTGGCCGTGAATTGATCGAGCGTTTCGCCGTTGAATTTGATCGTGAGCTTGACGGGGCCGCTGATCACATCGGTTGGGACTTTGCCGGCAATTTTGAGCCGCATCGCGGTGCGCTGATTTTTCAATTCGATGCTGCCGCTTTCCGCCATCCAGCGCCACGTCCCGCTTTCCGGCGTGCCTTCCATCGGCGAGAATCCCGTGCCATAACTGATGTCGGGCTTGGGCGTGGGCGCTGCCGGGGAGCTGGGCGTTGCGGGATTGTTTTCGGCGGGTTTGGGTGTGCTATCGCTGCAAGCGGCGAGACAAAACAGCGAGAAACAGCTTAGGGTTGCTATCATTGTTTTCAGCATAAGGCTACAATTCTCCATTAAGTTGGGGTGGTTGATCGCTGGCCTGATTAGGCGCAGTCGAAACAGACTCTCCACTCATCATTGCGCGTTGTGATAATGCATGCTTGAACAGCTTTTAGCGACGCGCCTTTGCCCTGTCAAGCTGCCGCACCATCACGAATGTTTTTGCAACGCCTCGAATCCTTCCACTTTCGCAACCTCACCGGCGCCATCGAATTCGCCCCCGGTCTCAATGTGATTTACGGCCAGAACGCCCAAGGCAAAAGCTCCTGGCTCGAAGCCGTCTACCTGTTGGCCACGACCAAATCGTTTCGCACGAAGTATCCCAAAGAGGCTATTCAACACGGCCTGACCGAGGCCATCTTGCGTGGCACGGTCGCGCGCGGCAATCTCACCAAAGACCTGCAACTGCTCATTACCGACTCAGTCAAACAATCCTTCATCAACTGCAAGCGCGAGCCGGTGACGCGCTATTTGGGCAATCTGGATGCGATTGCTTTCACCGCCGATGAAGTGGAGATCGTGCGCGGCGCGCCCGAAGCGCGGCGGCGCTTTCTGGATCGCGGGTTGGTGGGGACGCTGCCATCATATCTGGGCACGCTTAGCGAATATGGCCGTGTGCTGAAACAGAAAAATGCGCTGTTACGCGAAGCAGCACAGGCTGATGACCCGACACGCTATTTCGACATGCTGCAACCGTGGAATGATCAGTTGGTCGAATTGGGTACCGAGATTCACGGGCTGCGGCTGGGTTACGTTGAGAAATTGCAGGCGCAGTTAAAACCGGAATTATTTCAGCATGAACAGATCACGATCCGCTATCGCTCATCGCTGGAAGGCAAGGGCGACCTGGGTGCGTATGCCGCTTTGTTCCGCGAACGGCTGCAATTGCGCCTGAAAAATGAGATCGTGATTGGCTATGCGCTGGTGGGGCCGCACCGCGATGATTTGGAGGTACTGTTTGACGGCTATGAGATTGCAAAATATGGCAGTTCGGGGCAACAACGTAGCGCCCTGCTCATTCTTGATCTAGCGCAGATGAGCGTGTACCATACAGTGTTTGAAGAATATCCGCTTTTTCTAGTGGATGACATAGACGCGGAATTGGATCGGGAACGGATCGGGATTTTGCTGGATTACCTGGATGGCAAAGCCCAAACGCTGGTCTCGACCTCGAAGCATTCGATTGCCGAACGTTACCGCGCCCGCGCCCAGACGCATTGGGTAGTCGCCGGGCAAGTGATTGAAGATAAAGAATTAAATCGGGATTTGGGCCAGACCGAAAGGGAACCGGCGCTTGCAGACCCTGCGCCGCTCCTACAAGCGCCTTCCACGCAAGCGCCAGATGCCCAGTTGGTCGGCACGCCTGCCCTCTCAAAAACGGATTCGCCAGATACTGAGACGCTGGATTGGTTGCGACAAGAGGAAACGGCGGTGAACGTTGCGCCACCAAATGATAATGATGCTGAAGACAGACATCGCGCACCGTTCTAATCGCCCTCGGCATGGCCGGACGTATGACGTCCGGCTTACTTAAAACTTGTCCTAACCCTTCGACAATTGAAAGATATGAAAGCAAAAGAGAAAAAAGCAGAAATGACTGAGCAAGAGAAGCAACAACACGGCGAGGACGGCTACGGTGCCGATTCGATTACGGTGCTCGAAGGCCGCGAGGCCGTGCGCAAACGCCCGGCGATGTACATCGGCTCAAACGGCGATCTCGGTTTGCATCACCTGGTTTACGAGATCGTGGACAATTCGGTGGATGAGGCGCTGGCCGGTTATTGCGACACGATCAACGTGACCATCCATCTCGACAACTCGATCACCGTCGAAGACAACGGACGCGGCATCCCCGTGGACATGCACCAGACCGAAAAGAAACCTGCCGCCGAAGTCGTCATGACCGTCTTGCACGCGGGCGGCAAATTCGACAGCAATGCCTACAAGGTCTCCGGCGGATTGCACGGCGTCGGCGCGTCTTGCGTGAATTTCCTGTCCGAATGGCTGCGGATGGAAATTCGCCGGCAAGGCGCGGTGTACGAGATGGAGTTCAGGCAAGGTATCAAATCAGAAGATTTGGTCAAAACCGGCAAGACCACCAAGACCGGCACCAAGATATCCTTCAAACCCGACCCCGAAATTTTCACCACGACCGAGTACAGTTTCGACCGGTTGTCGGAGCGGCTGCGCGAAAAGGCCTTTTTGAACAAAGGCATCCGCATCACGATCACCGACGAACGCACCGAGGAAGAGAAGAAGCACGAGTTCCTTTACGAAGGTGGCATCGCCGAATTCGTCGCGCACCTGAACAAGAACAAGAGCGTGCTGCACGCCAAGCCGCTCTATTTCGAGCGCACGCCCAGCGGCGAAAACGGCGACGACCTGACCGTCGAAGTGGCGATTCAATACAACGACGCCTACGACGAAAAGGTCTTCGCGTTTGCCAACAACATCAACACGGTGGACGGCGGCACGCATCTGTCCGGCTTCCGCTCGGCCTTGTCAAAAGCGATCAGCCGCTACGCCACGACCGCGAACATCCTGAAAGACTTCAAGGGCAGCCTGACCGGCGATGACGTGCGCGAAGGCCTGGTC is a genomic window of Acidobacteriota bacterium containing:
- the tatA gene encoding twin-arginine translocase TatA/TatE family subunit; this translates as MFGLGPTEMIVLLVIVLILFGGSRLPGLMKGMGEGIRNFKQGMHEDPDEKKPELPK
- a CDS encoding putative DNA binding domain-containing protein, with product MGRKRFNNAHRHAPGSERSYHAYQFDVPLQATSRLELVRLIRGGEDTYLELKVRFSNAEKITAEIIALANTEGGAIIFGVNDQLRIEGVDDVEDVEEKLREICATQIRPPVFPYINKVAFDSGRRVVVLEVDAHNRPHRTLDDKFYLREGAIKRETTREELARVYGETHPSRFEYALVFQAELEKDIDESLFWSYVRGVNPGYWGESTKGFPTDAVLREMGLVIKFGEVLLPTVGGLLLFGQNERVAKLLPQASLQLMRVSGHAANAPLVERVQLQGNLLRLYDGALHFLKRYVDLWDTKPSRKALESHDGFLTGRANYHRASIHEALANMLIHRAWQLHDRQARITIYDDSLEFSNPANPLELPLIALRYGIAQAPNARLKAVFTNQHYGTALAPGGLPLLFAQSTDFARRTPEGPTINNNEFRLKIYGLR
- a CDS encoding helix-hairpin-helix domain-containing protein; amino-acid sequence: MAYADCLPALKSPISNLSWIVLLLLLSSFAQAQTPNTPLDLNTATAAQLETLPGIGPGLAARILEYRRKHGLFKRPQDLIIVRGMSAKRFRLLTALVRV
- a CDS encoding YtxH domain-containing protein, translated to MADENNGSDKLVYFLIGAGIGAVTALLFAPKPGSELRADLADATKRSLDQARDTTRELNERATELYQTGVERASDIAARSREAVTDLNARSRDTVNELTERGKELVNRQKSQIQAALEAGKQGYLEAKQSDQSKAAFEDNA
- the recF gene encoding DNA replication and repair protein RecF (All proteins in this family for which functions are known are DNA-binding proteins that assist the filamentation of RecA onto DNA for the initiation of recombination or recombinational repair.), with translation MFLQRLESFHFRNLTGAIEFAPGLNVIYGQNAQGKSSWLEAVYLLATTKSFRTKYPKEAIQHGLTEAILRGTVARGNLTKDLQLLITDSVKQSFINCKREPVTRYLGNLDAIAFTADEVEIVRGAPEARRRFLDRGLVGTLPSYLGTLSEYGRVLKQKNALLREAAQADDPTRYFDMLQPWNDQLVELGTEIHGLRLGYVEKLQAQLKPELFQHEQITIRYRSSLEGKGDLGAYAALFRERLQLRLKNEIVIGYALVGPHRDDLEVLFDGYEIAKYGSSGQQRSALLILDLAQMSVYHTVFEEYPLFLVDDIDAELDRERIGILLDYLDGKAQTLVSTSKHSIAERYRARAQTHWVVAGQVIEDKELNRDLGQTEREPALADPAPLLQAPSTQAPDAQLVGTPALSKTDSPDTETLDWLRQEETAVNVAPPNDNDAEDRHRAPF